GCGCACTGAATTGCAGGCTATCGACCGCGGTGCAAACCGGTGGTCAGACGCGAAAAGCCGCCGCGGAGGTGCCGGCAACGGTACAAACCTCACCGAGGAGCCGGGCCGTTGGTGAGGCGCGGATCTGCCGATCGTCCCAGGTAGTCGGTGGGCAGGGTTGCGGTGAGAAGGCGTCGGTCCGCCAGATCGTGGAAGCCCCGGGATATGTCCTCGCGGAAGGGCCGACCGTAGCGCTGGGCCAACTCCCGATTGGTGAATGTCTGCGTCAGCCAGCCATGCCCGGAGAGCCACTCACCGGGGAGCGTGCGCTCGTCGTAGTGCGCGAGCACCGAGTAGTCGGCGCCGCGAATGGCCTCGGGAGTGGTGGCGTCCACGATGTCGCACCACGCCTGCCCCGAGGGAGCCAGCGGATCGTTGTCGGTGGCGATCATGCTGCCGGGTGCTGACATCTCGATGATCCGCTCGAACATGGCGTCCTGGCTGCGGCCGGGAAGATTGGAGATGACGGCTTCGGCGAGCCACGCCGTGGGTGCATCGGGGTCGAATCCGGCCAAGGTCAGCTCGGCCTGCCACCAGTCGGCGAGCCCGGAGTGCACCATGCGCTGAGTCGCCCGGAGCACGGCACCCGAGTTGTCCAGGGCCTTCATTTTGAGCGTGAGGGCTTCGGGATAGTCCACCTCGTAGACGACGGTTCCGTCGGGCCAGGGCAGTCGATACGCGCGGGTATCGAGGCCCCCGGCAAGCAGCACCACCTGCCGGGTGCCGCCCCTGACGGAGGCGAGCAGAGAATCGTCGTAGTACCGGCACATCACGGACATGTAGTTGGTCAGCAGGTGAGTGCGGAGCTCGTTGTCTGTGGAGGGTTCCTCGTGCAGGCCGATATCCAGAAGTGCCTGTGTGTACGGATCCCCGACCGCGTCGATGATCGTCTGGGCGTGTTCGTCGAACAGCAGCGGGTTTGCGCGGCGAGATTCGAGCGCGCGCAGGGCAGCAAGGGTCAGCTCTATCCGTATGCCCTGGCGGGCAAATGCACGGCTCCGACCGTTCGCAGGCATGACTCCCAGCTCTCATCCCCCACCGTCAAACCATAGGCCTTTGCCAA
The nucleotide sequence above comes from Mycobacteroides saopaulense. Encoded proteins:
- a CDS encoding SAM-dependent methyltransferase → MPANGRSRAFARQGIRIELTLAALRALESRRANPLLFDEHAQTIIDAVGDPYTQALLDIGLHEEPSTDNELRTHLLTNYMSVMCRYYDDSLLASVRGGTRQVVLLAGGLDTRAYRLPWPDGTVVYEVDYPEALTLKMKALDNSGAVLRATQRMVHSGLADWWQAELTLAGFDPDAPTAWLAEAVISNLPGRSQDAMFERIIEMSAPGSMIATDNDPLAPSGQAWCDIVDATTPEAIRGADYSVLAHYDERTLPGEWLSGHGWLTQTFTNRELAQRYGRPFREDISRGFHDLADRRLLTATLPTDYLGRSADPRLTNGPAPR